One Sphaerisporangium krabiense DNA segment encodes these proteins:
- a CDS encoding acetoacetate decarboxylase family protein: MASHLVQGREVTLPVEIRDATVCAAVYAVRADAARAVLAYSPDMDVTEFVPGKALCVLQFIRYDDGDLGSYNEFGVGFMVRPPHAHDPASGDGPGAFARRPRTATGTGVLSRVRGLLGAGMFVHWLPVDQRFTMEAGRTIWGFPKELAEIDLRLSSPYKRCILRKDGRLVLDLLIRPGMPLPAPSADLTAYTHLDDTTRRIRCTARPRTVHARPGGALIRLGNHPIAKELSELGLPKHALLTATITHTTVTIPEAEPLPRI; the protein is encoded by the coding sequence ATGGCTAGCCATCTCGTCCAGGGGCGCGAGGTCACCCTGCCGGTGGAGATCAGAGACGCCACGGTCTGCGCGGCGGTCTACGCCGTCCGCGCCGACGCCGCCCGGGCCGTGCTCGCCTACTCCCCCGACATGGACGTCACCGAGTTCGTCCCCGGCAAGGCCCTGTGCGTGCTCCAGTTCATCCGCTACGACGACGGCGACCTCGGCTCCTACAACGAGTTCGGCGTCGGCTTCATGGTCCGCCCACCACACGCCCACGACCCCGCCTCCGGGGACGGTCCCGGCGCCTTCGCGCGGCGTCCGCGCACGGCCACCGGCACAGGCGTCCTGTCCCGCGTACGCGGCCTGCTCGGCGCGGGCATGTTCGTCCACTGGCTCCCCGTGGACCAACGCTTCACGATGGAGGCCGGCCGCACGATCTGGGGCTTCCCGAAGGAACTGGCCGAGATCGACCTGCGCCTGTCCTCCCCGTACAAGCGGTGCATCCTCCGCAAGGACGGACGCCTCGTCCTCGACCTGCTGATCCGCCCCGGCATGCCGCTCCCGGCCCCCTCCGCCGACCTGACGGCCTACACCCACCTCGACGACACCACCCGCCGCATCCGCTGCACGGCCCGCCCGCGAACCGTCCACGCCCGCCCGGGCGGCGCCCTGATCAGGCTGGGCAACCACCCGATCGCCAAGGAACTCAGCGAACTCGGCCTCCCCAAACACGCCCTCCTGACCGCCACGATCACCCACACGACCGTGACCATCCCCGAGGCGGAACCCCTGCCGCGCATCTGA
- a CDS encoding phospholipid carrier-dependent glycosyltransferase, translating into MAASGWITVVRRRLRPRAAAAVAPASPDDPAATTTGPRPASAPGGKIHELRAGGGLRATAGHLAARARPHRVFLLLLAVGAALRAVAMLGYRPALWFPDSYTYVVTAMRPRPDLVRPAGYSMFLRLLEPFHGFMVVTAVQHLIGLAVGVLLYVTVLRAGGPRWAAALATVPALLDAYQIQLEHLLVSDSLFALLVLGGVVAASRPPTWRSACAAGLLLAAATLTRTAGLPLIGLVTCWLLARAWTSRRGARRRPVVLAGLALVVALVPVGAYAGWFAATYHRFGIVGSNGVFLYSRTMAFADCAVMRPPADLAVLCDPTPPARRPPSQEYIWSATSPVVALPGITFTESTDRLAGRFASLAIRSQPFDYAASVLGEVARTFVWGRPVYPDREIYGYYQFPAESPPPPGRYPATVGAEFAARYERGPIGTRLVEPFAGVMRAYQDVARLPGTVLLLVMLAPPVVVAVRRRRGGRTGTAWTLPWLGSLALLAIPAATAQFDYRYVLPAVPLACLAAALVARGGEPRRGRPAGSANFE; encoded by the coding sequence GTGGCAGCATCGGGGTGGATCACGGTCGTACGCCGGCGCCTGCGTCCGCGCGCCGCGGCCGCCGTCGCACCCGCCTCTCCCGATGATCCGGCCGCCACGACGACCGGCCCCCGCCCTGCGTCCGCCCCAGGTGGCAAGATCCACGAGCTCCGGGCCGGCGGCGGGCTACGCGCCACGGCCGGCCACCTGGCCGCCCGGGCCCGGCCGCACCGGGTGTTCCTCCTGCTCCTGGCGGTGGGCGCGGCGCTGCGGGCCGTGGCGATGCTCGGGTACCGGCCGGCGTTGTGGTTCCCGGACTCCTACACGTACGTGGTCACGGCGATGCGCCCGCGGCCCGATCTGGTGCGGCCCGCCGGGTATTCGATGTTCCTGCGCCTGCTGGAGCCGTTCCACGGGTTCATGGTGGTGACGGCCGTCCAGCACCTCATCGGCCTGGCGGTCGGGGTGCTGCTGTACGTCACGGTCCTGCGCGCGGGCGGGCCGCGCTGGGCGGCGGCCCTGGCCACGGTCCCGGCGCTGCTGGACGCCTACCAGATCCAGCTCGAACACCTGCTGGTGTCGGACTCGCTGTTCGCCCTGCTGGTCCTCGGGGGCGTGGTCGCGGCGTCGCGTCCCCCGACCTGGCGCTCGGCGTGCGCGGCGGGGCTGCTGCTGGCGGCGGCCACGCTGACCAGGACGGCGGGCCTTCCCCTGATCGGGCTCGTGACGTGCTGGCTGCTGGCGCGCGCGTGGACGTCCCGCCGGGGGGCGCGCCGGCGGCCGGTCGTGCTGGCCGGGCTGGCGCTGGTCGTGGCGCTGGTGCCGGTGGGGGCCTACGCGGGCTGGTTCGCCGCCACCTACCACCGGTTCGGCATCGTGGGGTCCAACGGGGTCTTCCTGTACTCGCGGACGATGGCGTTCGCCGACTGCGCCGTGATGCGCCCGCCCGCGGACCTCGCGGTGCTGTGCGACCCCACGCCCCCGGCGCGGCGCCCCCCGTCGCAGGAGTACATCTGGTCGGCGACCTCCCCGGTCGTGGCGCTGCCCGGCATCACCTTCACCGAGTCCACCGACCGGCTCGCGGGCCGGTTCGCCTCCCTGGCGATCCGCAGCCAGCCCTTCGACTACGCGGCGTCGGTGCTGGGCGAGGTCGCGCGGACGTTCGTCTGGGGCCGTCCGGTCTATCCGGACCGGGAGATCTACGGCTACTACCAGTTCCCGGCCGAGTCGCCCCCTCCGCCGGGGCGGTATCCGGCCACGGTCGGCGCCGAGTTCGCGGCGCGCTACGAGCGGGGGCCGATCGGCACGCGCCTGGTGGAGCCGTTCGCGGGGGTGATGCGGGCCTACCAGGACGTGGCGCGGCTGCCGGGAACGGTGCTGCTGCTGGTCATGCTGGCGCCGCCCGTCGTGGTGGCCGTGCGCCGGCGGCGGGGCGGGCGTACGGGGACGGCGTGGACGCTGCCGTGGCTCGGTTCGCTGGCCCTGCTGGCGATCCCGGCGGCCACGGCGCAGTTCGACTACCGGTACGTGCTGCCGGCGGTGCCGCTGGCGTGCCTGGCCGCGGCGCTGGTGGCGCGCGGCGGGGAGCCGCGGCGTGGCCGTCCTGCCGGATCGGCGAACTTCGAGTAA
- a CDS encoding ATP-binding protein, translated as MPHDRAAVGRARKVAGEVLVRWGYGDLADDVILVIGELLGNAVSHGAPPFRLSLWATTSDLCVRVTDHGLGIPRRLHLTLEAVHGRGLSIVAALAHEFGVIPLPDPPGKIVWARWRTPSGSGRPPSGAGCHRPQVPASGDATWPCGELEGRQPLDRGVEGGRSLPWETQPEPERPQGAEVRTDCR; from the coding sequence CTGCCGCATGACCGCGCGGCGGTGGGCAGGGCACGGAAGGTGGCCGGCGAGGTCCTCGTCCGATGGGGCTACGGAGATCTTGCCGACGACGTCATCCTGGTGATCGGCGAACTGCTCGGAAACGCCGTCTCACATGGTGCGCCACCGTTCAGGCTGTCCTTGTGGGCGACCACGAGCGATCTCTGCGTACGCGTCACCGACCATGGCCTTGGCATCCCGCGACGACTTCATCTCACACTGGAGGCCGTGCACGGCCGAGGGCTCTCCATCGTCGCGGCGCTGGCCCACGAGTTCGGTGTGATTCCCCTGCCTGATCCTCCGGGAAAGATCGTGTGGGCGCGCTGGAGAACGCCCTCCGGGAGTGGGAGACCACCTTCGGGCGCCGGATGTCACCGTCCTCAAGTCCCTGCCTCCGGAGACGCCACCTGGCCGTGCGGGGAGCTCGAGGGGCGGCAGCCCCTCGATCGGGGGGTCGAAGGGGGGCGGAGCCTCCCCTGGGAAACGCAGCCCGAGCCGGAGCGCCCCCAGGGCGCGGAGGTGAGGACCGATTGCCGGTGA
- a CDS encoding VOC family protein yields the protein MSVRRIVPNIHASSPEALASSAEFYGLLGLQEVMNHGWIATFASPTEPLAQLSVFTHDETAPVVADVSIEVDDVDAVYEAVRASGAEIVHPLQNEPWGVRRFFTRDPNGRILNILSHP from the coding sequence ATGTCCGTCCGCAGGATCGTGCCCAACATCCACGCGTCGTCACCCGAGGCCCTGGCGAGCAGCGCCGAGTTCTACGGTCTGCTCGGCCTGCAAGAGGTCATGAACCACGGCTGGATCGCGACCTTCGCCTCCCCCACGGAGCCGCTCGCCCAGCTCAGCGTCTTCACCCACGACGAGACCGCGCCCGTAGTGGCGGACGTGAGCATCGAGGTGGACGACGTCGACGCCGTCTACGAGGCCGTACGCGCCTCCGGCGCCGAGATCGTCCACCCCCTCCAAAACGAGCCCTGGGGCGTCCGCCGCTTCTTCACCCGCGACCCCAACGGCCGCATCCTCAACATCCTCAGCCACCCCTGA
- a CDS encoding DUF397 domain-containing protein, which translates to MRRYVARLAIFKAGQVLDDDETTRRPTKTVEVDAVDATKPLTWRKSTFSAAGDNCVEVAYIPGGDHGVRDSKDPGGPVMKVSATSWREFTAGIKSGLS; encoded by the coding sequence ATGCGACGGTACGTAGCCCGTCTGGCGATCTTCAAAGCGGGCCAGGTGCTGGATGACGACGAAACAACTCGCAGACCGACTAAAACCGTAGAGGTGGACGCGGTGGACGCGACAAAGCCGTTGACGTGGCGTAAGAGCACTTTCAGCGCGGCCGGCGACAACTGCGTCGAGGTGGCGTACATACCAGGTGGTGATCATGGGGTACGTGACAGCAAGGATCCTGGCGGTCCGGTGATGAAGGTTTCTGCTACAAGCTGGCGAGAGTTCACGGCTGGGATCAAGTCAGGGCTCTCCTGA
- a CDS encoding acyltransferase family protein, giving the protein MSDTRSSSFPVPAPRGDDASSEAGETTAAGGPEERRAGPGPEPWAAEEDAPTARWPVPDYAEPPTGAWDRPRPRVGDDGQGALWPVAEAPAPHDDDPETFTFDRPSWDTPPQPSGAQAWDHAQTSAPEAWDQTAAPRPWEQRQASGPQGWDAPTPPAGRPQAPPPIPAWEAPPPRTPESSDDGFSYWERPQVPRTSASAPPVQEAAPGVRGFHTPRHGGAPAPSVPAGVPGPMGPDGVPGPYGPAGAPGQYGPTGTPGQYGPAGVPAAYRQGDAHAPYGQAGVPGPRAGEAAWDAPAPEVEQAEAAEPPVKRPREPYLDNVKFLLIALVPMGHALVPTLATHSSRSAYLFIYVFHMPLFVLVSGYLSRNFWNSNAKTNKLVDTFLMPYVVVEVGYALLRFAFGHKFSLTIIDPAWLNWYLLALLLWRLSTPVWKRMRYPLPIAVAVYLLAGLSDLPGDFSMDRFFGLMPFFVLGLLLQPHHFDMLNRLWVKIVAVVALAGAAGVAILISTKVPLDPIYYKDSYADLHLSWWLGMAMRVGLLVAALVISVAILALVPRKRTWFTDLGTRTLYCYLLHGVPVYIAKEMGWLSFPWLHGPLGVMAIASSSFALAIVLCLPETRTVFKWLLEPRLTWLYRRPSAQASAPER; this is encoded by the coding sequence GTGAGCGACACCAGATCCTCCTCCTTCCCGGTTCCGGCTCCCCGCGGGGACGACGCCTCCTCCGAGGCCGGTGAGACCACCGCCGCCGGCGGGCCAGAGGAGAGGCGGGCCGGTCCCGGACCGGAACCGTGGGCCGCGGAAGAGGACGCTCCGACGGCCCGCTGGCCCGTCCCCGACTACGCCGAGCCTCCGACCGGCGCCTGGGACCGCCCGCGCCCGCGAGTCGGCGACGACGGCCAGGGAGCGCTGTGGCCGGTCGCCGAGGCCCCCGCCCCGCACGACGACGACCCCGAGACGTTCACCTTCGACCGCCCCTCCTGGGACACCCCTCCGCAGCCTTCCGGCGCCCAGGCATGGGACCACGCCCAGACCTCGGCGCCTGAGGCATGGGACCAGACGGCCGCGCCGCGGCCGTGGGAGCAGCGGCAGGCGTCCGGTCCTCAGGGGTGGGACGCGCCCACCCCGCCCGCGGGACGGCCGCAGGCGCCGCCGCCCATCCCCGCGTGGGAGGCCCCCCCGCCGCGCACCCCCGAGTCCTCCGACGACGGCTTCTCGTACTGGGAGCGTCCCCAGGTCCCGCGAACGTCCGCGTCCGCCCCGCCGGTCCAGGAGGCCGCCCCCGGCGTGCGGGGCTTCCACACCCCGCGCCATGGCGGCGCGCCCGCGCCGTCCGTCCCTGCCGGAGTTCCCGGACCGATGGGCCCGGACGGCGTCCCTGGGCCATACGGCCCGGCCGGAGCCCCGGGACAGTACGGCCCCACCGGAACGCCAGGGCAGTACGGCCCCGCAGGAGTCCCCGCGGCGTACCGCCAGGGCGACGCCCACGCGCCGTACGGCCAGGCCGGCGTCCCCGGGCCGCGCGCCGGGGAGGCCGCGTGGGACGCGCCCGCCCCCGAGGTCGAGCAGGCCGAGGCGGCCGAGCCCCCCGTCAAGCGCCCCCGCGAGCCGTACCTCGACAACGTCAAGTTCCTGCTCATCGCGCTGGTCCCGATGGGGCACGCCCTGGTTCCCACCTTGGCGACGCATTCGTCCCGCTCGGCGTACCTGTTCATCTACGTGTTCCACATGCCGCTGTTCGTGCTCGTCAGCGGCTACCTGAGCAGGAACTTCTGGAACTCCAACGCCAAGACGAACAAGCTGGTCGACACCTTCCTCATGCCGTACGTCGTCGTGGAGGTCGGGTACGCCCTGCTCCGCTTCGCGTTCGGCCACAAGTTCAGCCTGACGATCATCGACCCGGCCTGGCTGAACTGGTACCTGCTGGCCCTGCTGCTGTGGCGCCTTTCCACCCCCGTGTGGAAGCGCATGCGCTATCCCTTGCCGATCGCCGTCGCGGTGTACCTGCTGGCGGGCCTGTCGGACCTGCCCGGCGACTTCAGCATGGACCGCTTCTTCGGGCTGATGCCGTTCTTCGTGCTCGGGCTCCTGCTGCAGCCGCACCACTTCGACATGCTCAACCGCCTCTGGGTGAAGATCGTCGCGGTGGTGGCGCTCGCGGGAGCGGCCGGGGTGGCGATCCTGATCTCCACGAAGGTCCCCCTCGACCCGATCTACTACAAGGACAGCTACGCCGACCTGCACCTGTCGTGGTGGCTGGGCATGGCGATGCGCGTCGGCCTGCTGGTCGCGGCCCTGGTGATCTCGGTGGCGATCCTGGCGCTGGTGCCGCGCAAGCGCACCTGGTTCACCGACCTCGGCACCCGCACCCTGTACTGCTACCTGCTGCACGGCGTGCCGGTGTACATCGCCAAGGAGATGGGCTGGCTGTCGTTCCCGTGGCTGCACGGGCCCCTCGGCGTCATGGCGATCGCGAGCAGCTCTTTCGCCCTGGCCATCGTGCTGTGCCTCCCGGAGACGCGCACGGTCTTCAAATGGCTGCTGGAGCCCCGCCTGACGTGGCTCTACCGCAGACCGTCGGCGCAGGCCAGTGCTCCCGAGCGCTAG
- a CDS encoding glycosyltransferase: MKVCVGTIVHHPEDARIMHRQIRALLDAGHAVTYVAPFTHCNVTPPSEITAIDVPRAVGLRRGRALNAARRALRRGVKDADILLVHDIELLLALPRRRPTTVWDVHEDLVGSLDTKAYLPGSVRRALPHIVRRIEGRAERRLHLILAEAAYRDRFSGDHPVIPNTTYVPATPPPPPGADRLVYVGHLSEARGALEMIELARRLRPEGVRLDLIGAADPDIRPALRDGQRQGLLDWYGYVPNGHALRMAEGALAGLSLLHDVPNYRQSLPTKVIEYMARGIPTITTPLPMAASIVGRSDCGLIVPYGDVEAVAQAVLRLRDDPERRTVMGARGYAEARGHYHWPDHARDFIAHLEEWSLPAPSPALPRVVPA, from the coding sequence ATGAAGGTATGTGTCGGCACGATCGTCCACCACCCGGAGGACGCCCGGATCATGCACCGGCAGATCCGCGCCTTGCTCGACGCCGGGCACGCGGTGACGTACGTCGCGCCGTTCACCCACTGCAACGTCACCCCGCCCAGTGAGATCACCGCGATCGACGTGCCGCGCGCCGTCGGCCTGCGGCGGGGCCGGGCGCTGAACGCGGCGCGGCGCGCGCTGAGGAGGGGCGTCAAGGACGCCGACATCCTCCTCGTCCACGACATCGAACTGCTGCTGGCCCTGCCCCGGCGCCGGCCCACCACCGTGTGGGACGTGCACGAGGACCTGGTCGGCTCCCTCGACACCAAGGCGTACCTGCCGGGATCGGTCCGGCGGGCGCTTCCCCATATCGTCCGCCGCATCGAGGGCCGCGCCGAGCGGCGTCTGCACCTGATCCTCGCCGAGGCGGCCTACCGCGACCGCTTCTCCGGCGACCACCCGGTGATCCCCAACACGACGTACGTGCCCGCCACGCCGCCGCCACCGCCCGGCGCCGACCGGCTGGTGTACGTCGGCCACCTGTCCGAGGCCAGGGGCGCCCTGGAGATGATCGAGCTGGCCCGCAGGCTCCGGCCGGAGGGCGTCCGTCTCGACCTGATCGGCGCCGCCGACCCCGACATCCGTCCCGCGCTGCGCGACGGCCAGCGCCAGGGCCTGCTGGACTGGTACGGGTACGTGCCCAACGGGCACGCGCTGCGCATGGCCGAGGGGGCGCTCGCGGGGCTCTCGCTGCTGCACGACGTGCCCAACTACCGGCAGTCGCTTCCGACCAAGGTCATCGAGTACATGGCGCGGGGCATCCCCACGATCACCACCCCGCTGCCCATGGCGGCCTCGATCGTCGGCCGGTCCGACTGCGGGCTGATCGTCCCCTACGGCGACGTCGAGGCGGTCGCGCAGGCCGTGCTGCGACTGCGCGACGACCCCGAGCGCCGCACGGTGATGGGCGCCCGCGGCTACGCCGAGGCCCGCGGCCACTACCACTGGCCCGACCACGCCCGCGACTTCATCGCCCACCTGGAGGAATGGTCCCTCCCGGCCCCCTCCCCCGCCCTCCCTCGCGTCGTCCCCGCCTGA
- a CDS encoding LCP family protein has protein sequence MSEYRHAPVREYGDEPRQPGRRSRGRTQAPPGAPPPPGGERGRRHRGISQDQLVAGADEPRPYNAHPQPGGYPARDFPPTDTTVEAPRRRSGGPSFPPPPPEEPPGMERQGPGGGGRMRVLAWVSIALTGVLVAVSLTGYTLYRNVLGAVRTEDVSGDLNANRPVNSSGALNVLLVGSDSRAGDNKRYGQHMQNEGERTDTIILLHVSPNRDKATLISFPRDSMVQIPACKHVRTKAPLAPRLDMINSAFNEGGMACTINTVEANTNIRVDHYIKVDFTGFKSIVDALGGIQICVPSVVNDKQAKLYLQPGKQIVKGETALAYVRARHGFGDGSDINRIKRQQIFLSQVVKKATSGDTLTNPTKLLGLVSAAAKSVVMDPQLDVDTLIQIAQSARSLTAKGVKFVTVPWQPYPADKNRVQWKQPDAGRMFESLRNDIEVTPTAKPSAAASGSTAPSKPAIKPGQVQVQVVNGTNTAGKAKEVAEALSAQGFKVTQVGDARQADGTDRPQSMVLYSKNAAEGADYAAPLAAKLMTKVTPAAGKVKAASITPFTPSASSTPPAGTAATPEPGSPVIQLVIGADFKGVKVPVTIPDSARVVDSKTDVCST, from the coding sequence ATGAGCGAGTACCGACACGCCCCGGTCAGGGAATACGGGGACGAGCCGCGGCAGCCCGGCCGCAGGAGCCGCGGCCGCACGCAGGCTCCTCCCGGCGCTCCTCCGCCGCCCGGAGGCGAGCGCGGCCGCCGTCACCGGGGCATCTCACAGGACCAGCTCGTCGCCGGCGCCGACGAGCCCCGGCCGTACAACGCCCACCCGCAGCCCGGCGGATACCCGGCGCGGGACTTCCCGCCCACCGACACCACGGTCGAGGCGCCGCGCCGCAGGAGCGGCGGCCCCTCCTTCCCGCCGCCCCCGCCCGAGGAACCTCCCGGGATGGAGAGGCAGGGCCCCGGCGGCGGGGGCCGCATGCGGGTGCTGGCATGGGTGAGCATCGCGCTCACCGGCGTCCTGGTCGCCGTGTCGCTGACCGGCTACACGCTCTACCGCAACGTGCTCGGCGCCGTGCGCACCGAGGACGTCAGCGGCGACCTCAACGCCAACCGCCCGGTCAACAGCAGCGGCGCGCTCAACGTGCTGCTCGTCGGCTCCGACTCGCGCGCGGGCGACAACAAGCGGTACGGCCAGCACATGCAGAACGAGGGCGAGCGCACCGACACGATCATCCTCCTGCACGTCTCGCCGAACCGCGACAAGGCGACGCTGATCAGCTTCCCGCGCGACTCGATGGTCCAGATCCCCGCCTGCAAGCACGTCAGGACCAAGGCGCCGCTCGCCCCACGCCTTGACATGATCAACTCGGCGTTCAACGAGGGCGGCATGGCCTGCACGATCAACACGGTCGAGGCCAACACCAACATCCGCGTCGACCACTACATCAAGGTCGACTTCACCGGGTTCAAGAGCATCGTGGACGCGCTCGGCGGCATCCAGATCTGCGTCCCGTCGGTCGTGAACGACAAGCAGGCCAAGCTGTACCTGCAGCCCGGCAAGCAGATCGTCAAGGGCGAGACCGCGCTCGCCTACGTCCGCGCCCGCCACGGCTTCGGGGACGGCAGCGACATCAACCGCATCAAGCGTCAGCAGATCTTCCTCTCCCAGGTGGTGAAGAAGGCGACCAGCGGCGACACCCTGACCAACCCCACCAAGCTGCTCGGCCTGGTCTCCGCCGCCGCCAAGTCGGTCGTGATGGACCCGCAGCTCGACGTCGACACGCTGATCCAGATCGCGCAGAGCGCCCGCAGCCTCACCGCGAAAGGCGTCAAGTTCGTCACGGTTCCCTGGCAGCCGTACCCGGCCGACAAGAACCGCGTCCAGTGGAAGCAGCCGGACGCCGGGCGCATGTTCGAGTCCCTGCGCAACGACATCGAGGTCACGCCCACGGCCAAGCCGAGCGCCGCGGCGTCGGGGTCCACGGCGCCGTCCAAGCCCGCGATCAAGCCCGGTCAGGTGCAGGTGCAGGTCGTCAACGGCACCAACACCGCGGGCAAGGCCAAGGAGGTCGCCGAGGCGCTGTCCGCCCAGGGCTTCAAGGTGACCCAGGTCGGCGACGCCCGGCAGGCCGACGGCACCGACCGGCCGCAGAGCATGGTCCTGTACAGCAAGAACGCCGCCGAGGGCGCCGACTACGCCGCACCGCTCGCCGCCAAGCTGATGACCAAGGTGACGCCCGCGGCCGGAAAGGTGAAGGCCGCGTCCATCACCCCCTTCACCCCCTCCGCGTCGTCCACTCCCCCGGCCGGCACGGCGGCCACGCCGGAGCCCGGCAGCCCGGTGATCCAGCTCGTGATCGGCGCCGACTTCAAGGGCGTGAAGGTTCCCGTGACGATCCCCGACAGCGCCCGCGTGGTGGACTCCAAGACCGACGTGTGCAGCACCTGA
- a CDS encoding glycosyltransferase family 2 protein, protein MKISCVILTMGNRVAELDRAVESVLMQTDGDVEVVIVGNGADVPALAVAPRTGAASVRTVRIPDNVGIPEGRNHGVRECSGDVVMFLDDDGWYADDKLAAHIRERFAAEPDLAVISFRVMDPESGSGQRRHVPRLRAGDPQRSSPVTTFLGGACAIRRAAFLQVGGLPGRFFYAHEETDLAWRLLGEGYRIEYDADAVMYHPRTPPTRHTGFHRLNARNRVWLARRNLPWPLATLYLLNWILLTLLRERSAAAIRAWFGGFMEGLREPAGERRPMAWRTAWRMLRLGRPPIV, encoded by the coding sequence TTGAAGATCTCGTGTGTCATCCTCACCATGGGCAACAGGGTCGCCGAGCTCGACCGCGCGGTCGAGTCCGTGCTGATGCAGACCGACGGCGACGTCGAGGTGGTCATCGTCGGCAACGGCGCGGACGTCCCCGCCCTCGCCGTCGCGCCGCGCACCGGCGCCGCCTCCGTGAGGACGGTCCGCATCCCGGACAACGTCGGCATCCCGGAGGGACGCAACCACGGCGTGCGCGAGTGCAGCGGCGACGTCGTGATGTTCCTCGATGACGACGGCTGGTACGCCGACGACAAGCTCGCGGCGCACATCCGCGAGCGGTTCGCCGCCGAGCCGGACCTCGCGGTCATCTCCTTCCGCGTCATGGACCCCGAGAGCGGCAGCGGCCAGCGGCGGCACGTCCCCCGGCTGCGCGCCGGCGACCCGCAGCGGTCCTCCCCGGTCACCACCTTCCTCGGCGGCGCCTGCGCGATCAGGCGCGCGGCCTTCCTCCAGGTCGGCGGCCTGCCCGGACGGTTCTTCTACGCGCACGAGGAGACCGACCTGGCGTGGCGCCTGCTCGGCGAGGGCTACCGCATCGAGTACGACGCCGACGCCGTCATGTACCACCCGCGCACGCCGCCCACCCGGCACACCGGCTTCCACCGGCTCAACGCGCGCAACCGCGTCTGGCTGGCCCGCCGCAACCTCCCCTGGCCGCTGGCCACGCTGTACCTCCTGAACTGGATCCTCCTCACGCTGCTGCGCGAGAGGTCCGCCGCGGCGATCCGCGCCTGGTTCGGCGGCTTCATGGAGGGCCTGCGCGAGCCCGCGGGCGAACGCCGCCCCATGGCCTGGCGCACGGCCTGGCGCATGCTCCGCCTCGGCCGCCCCCCGATCGTCTGA
- a CDS encoding nucleotidyltransferase domain-containing protein, whose protein sequence is MTVQQDEGFAARVGGRLAELPYVEAVALGGSRASGTHAPDSDWDFAVYYRGAFSPESVRALGWPGEVSEIGGWGGGVYNGGAWLEVDGRRVDLHYRDLDDVEFHLAEAREGRFRVERLLFHLAGIPTYIVVAELALARVLHGELPRPEYPEPLKREAAERWWGDAQATLAYARTAHAPRGHLTDCAGALTTAACQTAHAILASKGHWVTNEKTLLDQAALRPIDHILTDLTPTPTALTTALNEATTFLEAALTLP, encoded by the coding sequence ATGACGGTTCAGCAGGACGAGGGCTTCGCGGCGCGCGTCGGAGGGCGACTGGCGGAACTGCCATATGTGGAGGCGGTCGCGCTGGGAGGTTCCCGGGCCTCGGGGACGCATGCGCCGGACAGTGACTGGGACTTCGCGGTCTACTATCGCGGGGCGTTCTCGCCAGAGTCGGTGCGGGCGCTCGGGTGGCCGGGCGAGGTGTCCGAGATCGGCGGCTGGGGTGGCGGCGTCTACAACGGGGGCGCGTGGCTGGAGGTGGACGGCCGTCGCGTGGACCTGCACTACCGGGACCTGGACGATGTCGAGTTCCACCTCGCCGAGGCGCGTGAGGGCCGTTTCCGGGTCGAGCGGCTGCTCTTCCACCTGGCCGGGATCCCGACGTACATCGTGGTCGCCGAGCTGGCCCTCGCCCGGGTGCTCCACGGGGAACTCCCCCGTCCCGAATACCCGGAGCCCCTCAAGCGCGAGGCGGCCGAGCGATGGTGGGGCGACGCGCAGGCGACCCTCGCCTACGCCCGTACCGCCCACGCCCCCCGCGGCCACCTGACCGACTGCGCGGGCGCCCTCACCACCGCCGCCTGCCAGACCGCCCACGCCATCCTGGCCTCCAAGGGCCACTGGGTGACCAACGAGAAAACCCTCCTCGACCAGGCCGCCCTGAGACCGATCGACCACATCCTCACCGACCTCACCCCCACCCCGACCGCCCTGACAACCGCCCTCAACGAGGCGACGACGTTCCTCGAAGCCGCGCTCACCCTGCCCTAG